A stretch of the Cucurbita pepo subsp. pepo cultivar mu-cu-16 chromosome LG16, ASM280686v2, whole genome shotgun sequence genome encodes the following:
- the LOC111777153 gene encoding brain acid soluble protein 1 homolog, with the protein MGACATKPKVDAGKAPAPEPENKDVDAVVAVQPEKNVEVPVVEVSGEGNQSDKGKEVVVDDDDNKADDQRVKTRSLSNLFKEKEGSESNECEKTAGEIKAPQTEKCIEEPQTKVPQTIVETEKHTEEAETKVPQTVVETEKHIDEAETKVPQTVVEPEKHTDKVEPNAPETESERIQIADVVPTTSETLPEEKVILPSPPDETEVVTLVEATPAADETKASEKKKEDIIDVEKTETETPKETEPKPAAPTETSTEPAQQNDEVVKVIGEEKITS; encoded by the exons ATGGGAGCTTGTGCGACTAAGCCGAAGGTTGACGCCGGCAAGGCTCCGGCACCTGAGCCGGAGAACAAGGATGTTGATGCTGTAGTCGCTGTTCAACCGGAGAAGAACGTTGAGGTTCCGGTGGTGGAAGTTTCCGGAGAGGGAAACCAAAGCGATAAAGGCAAGGAAGTTGTTGTTGATGACGACGACAATAAGGCGGATGATCAGAGAGTTAAAACCCGCTCACTTAGCAACTTGTTTAAAGAG AAAGAAGGGAGTGAATCAAATGAATGTGAGAAGACAGCAGGGGAAATAAAGGCACCTCAAACTGAAAAGTGTATAGAAGAGCCCCAAACAAAGGTGCCTCAAACTATAGTAGAAACTGAAAAACATACTGAAGAAGCCGAGACAAAGGTGCCTCAAACTGTTGTCGAAACCGAAAAACATATCGACGAAGCGGAGACGAAGGTGCCTCAAACTGTAGTAGAGCCTGAAAAACATACAGATAAAGTCGAACCAAATGCGCCTGAAACCGAGTCGGAAAGGATACAGATCGCTGATGTTGTTCCCACAACTTCTGAGACCCTTCCTGAGGAGAAAGTAATCTTGCCTTCACCACCTGATGAAACTGAAGTAGTGACATTAGTTGAAGCAACACCAGCAGCAGATGAGACCAAAGCAtctgagaagaaaaaagaagatatcaTTGATGTCGAGAAGACCGAGACGGAGACACCGAAAGAAACCGAACCGAAGCCCGCTGCTCCAACGGAAACCAGTACCGAGCCAGCACAACAAAACGATGAAGTAGTGAAGGTAATTGGTGAGGAGAAAATAACAAGCTGA